Proteins encoded in a region of the Zea mays cultivar B73 chromosome 4, Zm-B73-REFERENCE-NAM-5.0, whole genome shotgun sequence genome:
- the LOC103654454 gene encoding probable beta-D-xylosidase 7, with the protein MVYLTSTQSRHPLHPWPLTHVGHGSCCMHLLNHLTNTASLCFISPHTTTGANAVMAALLAILMHLLVPALLLMRVVAVVAAGAPPFSCGGGPSLGLPFCNTKLPAAQRAADLVSRMTPAEKASQLGDVANGVPRLGVPSYKWWNEALHGVAISGKGIHMDRGAVRSATSFPQVLLTAASFNDNLWFRIGQATGKEARAFYNIGQAEGLTMWSPNVNIFRDPRWGRGQETPGEDPAVASRYAAAFVRGLQGSSSNTKSVPPVLLTSACCKHATAYDLEDWKGVTRYSFRATVTVQDLADTFNPPFRSCVVDGKASCVMCAYTSVNGVPSCANADLLTKTFRGSWGLDGYVAADCDAVSIMRNSQFYRPTAEDTVATTLKAGLDIDCGPYVQQHAMAAIQKGKLTQQDVDKAVKNLFTTRMRLGHFDGDPKAHVYGNLGAAHICTQEHKNLALEAALDGIVLLKNSAGVLPLKRGSVASAAVIGHNANDVLALLGNYWGPPCAPTTPLQGIQGYVKNVRFLAGCHKAACNVAATPQAAALASTSDSVILFMGLSQEQESEGKDRTTLLLPGNQQSLITAVANAAKRPVILVLLTGGPVDITFAQANPKIGAILWAGYPGQAGGLAIAKVLFGEKNPSGRLPVTWYPEEFTKVPMTDMRMRSAGSYPGRSYRFYKGKTIYKFGYGLSYSKFSHRVVTARNNPAHNTTLLLAAGHAATTEDNLSYHVDHIGDELCRQLKFLAVVKVQNHGPMDGKHTALMFLRWPNATDGRPARQLVGFQSQHIKAGEKAHLRFEVSPCEDFSRVRDDGRKVIDKGSHFLKVGKHELEISFGA; encoded by the exons ATGGTGTATTTAACAAGCACACAATCCCGCCACCCACTGCACCCATGGCCTCTCACTCACGTTGGACATGGATCATGCTGCATGCATCTTCTTAACCACCTGACTAATACTGCCTCTTTGTGCTTTATTTCTCCACATACTACTACCGGCGCAAACGCTGTCATGGCAGCGCTTCTGGCGATACTAATGCACCTCCTGGTCCCGGCGCTGCTGCTGATGAGAGTCGTGGCAGTGGTGGCGGCCGGGGCACCGCCGTTCTCGTGCGGCGGCGGCCCGTCGCTGGGGTTGCCGTTCTGCAACACGAAGCTCCCCGCTGCTCAGCGCGCGGCGGACCTAGTGTCGCGGATGACACCCGCGGAGAAGGCGTCGCAGCTCGGGGATGTCGCCAACGGGGTGCCGCGGCTGGGCGTCCCCTCGTACAAGTGGTGGAACGAGGCCCTGCACGGGGTGGCCATCTCGGGCAAGGGGATCCACATGGACCGGGGCGCCGTCCGCTCCGCCACCAGCTTCCCGCAGGTGCTGCTCACCGCCGCGTCCTTCAACGACAACCTCTGGTTCCGCATCGGCCAG GCCACAGGCAAGGAGGCTCGCGCATTCTACAACATCGGGCAGGCGGAGGGGCTGACCATGTGGTCCCCGAATGTGAACATCTTCCGGGACCCGCGGTGGGGCCGCGGCCAGGAGACGCCCGGCGAGGACCCCGCGGTGGCCAGCCGGTACGCCGCCGCCTTTGTCCGCGGTCTGcagggcagcagcagcaacacAAAATCAGTGCCGCCGGTGCTGCTGACCTCGGCGTGCTGCAAGCACGCCACGGCGTACGACCTGGAGGACTGGAAGGGCGTGACGCGGTACAGCTTCAGGGCCACCGTGACGGTTCAGGACCTGGCGGACACCTTCAACCCGCCGTTCCGGAGCTGCGTGGTCGATGGAAAGGCCAGCTGCGTCATGTGTGCCTACACGTCCGTCAATGGCGTGCCGTCCTGCGCCAACGCCGATCTGCTCACCAAGACCTTCAGGGGAAGCTGGGGACTCGACGG GTATGTCGCCGCGGACTGCGACGCGGTGTCCATCATGCGCAATTCACAGTTCTATCGCCCGACGGCGGAGGACACCGTCGCGACCACGCTCAAAGCCG GATTGGACATAGATTGCGGTCCCTACGTCCAGCAACACGCCATGGCCGCCATCCAGAAGGGGAAGCTGACGCAGCAGGACGTTGACAAGGCCGTCAAGAACCTCTTCACTACCCGCATGCGGCTGGGCCACTTCGATGGCgaccccaaggcccacgtgtacgGTAACCTCGGAGCCGCCCACATCTGCACGCAGGAGCACAAGAACCTAGCGCTCGAGGCGGCGTTGGACGGCATTGTCTTACTCAAGAACAGCGCCGGCGTCCTCCCGCTCAAGCGAGGGTCGGTCGCCTCTGCCGCCGTCATCGGCCACAACGCCAACGACGTTCTCGCCCTCCTCGGCAACTACTGGGGCCCACCGTGCGCGCCGACCACGCCTCTCCAAGGGATCCAGGGGTACGTCAAGAACGTCAGGTTCCTGGCCGGCTGCCACAAGGCGGCCTGCAACGTCGCCGCGACGCCCCAGGCGGCCGCGCTGGCGAGCACGTCGGATTCCGTGATCCTGTTCATGGGACTGAGCCAGGAGCAGGAGAGCGAAGGGAAAGACAGGACGACACTTCTCCTTCCGGGTAACCAGCAGAGCTTGATCACCGCCGTAGCCAATGCCGCGAAGCGGCCTGTCATCTTGGTACTCCTCACTGGCGGCCCGGTAGACATCACGTTCGCCCAGGCGAATCCCAAGATCGGCGCCATCCTGTGGGCCGGCTACCCTGGCCAGGCTGGCGGCCTTGCCATTGCCAAAGTCCTCTTCGGTGAGAAGAACCCCAGTGGGAGGCTGCCGGTGACGTGGTACCCGGAGGAGTTCACCAAGGTCCCCATGACGGACATGCGGATGCGCAGCGCGGGCAGCTACCCCGGCCGGAGCTACCGCTTCTACAAAGGCAAGACCATCTATAAGTTCGGCTACGGCCTCAGCTACTCCAAGTTCTCTCACCGGGTAGTCACCGCCCGCAACAACCCGGCGCACAACACGACCCTACTACTCGCCGCCGGCCACGCGGCGACGACCGAGGACAACTTAAGCTACCACGTCGACCACATCGGCGACGAGCTGTGCCGTCAGCTCAAGTTCTTGGCAGTGGTCAAGGTGCAGAATCACGGCCCAATGGACGGGAAGCACACGGCGCTCATGTTCCTCCGGTGGCCGAACGCGACCGACGGCCGACCAGCGAGGCAGCTCGTCGGGTTCCAGAGCCAGCACATCAAGGCAGGGGAGAAGGCGCACCTGAGGTTTGAGGTAAGCCCGTGTGAGGATTTCAGCAGGGTGAGGGACGATGGCAGAAAAGTCATTGATAAAGGGTCACATTTTCTCAAGGTTGGCAAGCATGAGCTGGAGATTAGTTTCGGGGCATGA
- the LOC100502339 gene encoding putative O-Glycosyl hydrolase superfamily protein precursor has translation MAAATLALLLVTLAALHGAAPVLAVAGDPPFSCGPSSAEASEGLAFCDVTLAPAQRAADLVSRLTAAEKIAQLGDQAPGVPRLGVPGYKWWNEALHGLATSGKGLHFDAAVRAATSFPQVLLTAAAFDDDLWLRIGQAIGREARALFNVGQAEGLTIWSPNVNIFRDPRWGRGQETPGEDPAVASRYAVAFVRGIQGNSSSSLLQTSACCKHATAYDLEDWNGVARYSFVARVTEQDLEDTFNPPFRSCVVEAKASCVMCAYTAINGVPACANSDLLTGTVRGDWGLDGYVASDCDAVAIMRDAQRYAPTPEDAVAVSLKAGLDIDCGSYVQQHAAAAIQQGKLTEQDIDKALTNLYAVRMRLGHFDGDPRKNMYGVLGAADICTPEHRNLALEAAQDGIVLLKNDGGILPLDRSTVTSAAVIGPNANDGMALIANYFGPPCESTTPLKGLQSYVNDVRFLAGCNSAACDVAATDQAVALAGSEDYVFLFMGLSQKQESEGKDRTSLLLPGMQQSLITAVADASKRPVILVLLSGGPVDITFAQSNPKIGAILWAGYPGQAGGLAIAKVLFGDHNPSGRLPVTWYPEEFTKVPMTDMRMRADPTSGYPGRSYRFYQGNTVYKFGYGLSYSTFSRRLVHGTSVPALSSTLLTGLRETMTPQDGDRSYHVDAIGTEGCEQLKFPAMVEVQNHGPMDGKHSVLMFLRWPNTKQGRPASQLIGFRSQHLKAGETAKLRFDISPCKHFSRVRADGRKVIDIGSHFLMVDNHEMEIRFEP, from the exons ATGGCGGCAGCGACGCTAGCACTACTACTAGTGACGCTGGCGGCGCTGCACGGCGCGGCGCCAGTACTGGCCGTGGCCGGGGACCCGCCGTTCTCGTGCGGCCCGTCGTCCGCGGAGGCGTCGGAGGGCCTCGCGTTCTGCGACGTGACGCTGGCCCCGGCGCAGCGCGCGGCGGACCTGGTGTCCCGGCTGACGGCCGCGGAGAAGATCGCGCAGCTGGGCGACCAGGCGCCGGGGGTCCCGCGGCTTGGCGTCCCCGGGTACAAGTGGTGGAACGAGGCGCTGCATGGTCTGGCCACCTCGGGCAAGGGGCTCCACTTCGACGCCGCCGTCCGCGCCGCCACCAGCTTCCCGCAGGTGTTGCTCACGGCCGCCGCCTTCGACGACGACCTCTGGCTCCGCATCGGTCAG GCGATCGGTCGGGAAGCCCGTGCGCTGTTCAACGTTGGGCAGGCGGAGGGTCTCACGATCTGGTCCCCGAACGTGAACATCTTCCGGGACCCGCGCTGGGGCCGCGGCCAGGAGACACCCGGCGAGGACCCGGCCGTGGCGAGCCGCTACGCCGTCGCCTTCGTCCGGGGCATCCAGGGAAACAGCTCGTCCTCGCTCCTGCAGACATCCGCGTGCTGCAAGCACGCCACGGCCTACGACCTGGAGGACTGGAACGGCGTGGCGCGCTACAGCTTCGTGGCCCGCGTGACGGAGCAGGACCTGGAGGACACCTTCAACCCGCCCTTCCGTAGCTGCGTCGTGGAAGCAAAGGCCAGCTGCGTCATGTGCGCCTATACGGCCATCAACGGCGTGCCGGCGTGCGCCAACTCTGATCTGCTCACCGGGACCGTCAGGGGGGACTGGGGCCTCGATGGGTACGTCGCCTCGGACTGCGACGCCGTGGCGATCATGCGCGACGCGCAGCGGTACGCGCCCACGCCGGAGGACGCCGTCGCCGTCTCGCTCAAGGCTG GACTGGACATAGACTGCGGCTCCTACGTCCAGCAGCACGCCGCGGCCGCAATCCAGCAGGGGAAGCTGACGGAGCAGGACATCGACAAAGCCCTCACCAACCTGTACGCGGTTCGGATGCGGCTGGGACACTTCGACGGCGACCCGAGGAAGAACATGTACGGCGTCCTCGGCGCCGCGGATATCTGCACGCCGGAGCATAGGAATCTTGCGCTCGAGGCAGCGCAGGACGGCATCGTGCTGCTCAAGAACGACGGCGGCATACTCCCACTCGACCGGTCCACGGTGACCTCCGCCGCCGTCATCGGCCCCAATGCCAACGACGGCATGGCCCTTATCGCCAACTACTTCGGCCCGCCGTGCGAATCCACGACGCCGCTCAAGGGGCTCCAAAGCTATGTGAACGATGTGAGGTTCCTGGCCGGGTGCAATTCGGCAGCCTGCGACGTCGCCGCGACGGACCAGGCTGTTGCGCTGGCGGGCTCGGAGGACTACGTGTTCCTGTTCATGGGGCTGAGCCAGAAACAGGAGAGCGAAGGGAAAGATAGGACGAGCCTGCTCCTTCCGGGGATGCAACAGAGCCTCATCACTGCCGTTGCCGACGCGTCAAAGCGACCGGTTATCCTTGTGCTTCTCTCCGGCGGACCGGTGGACATCACGTTCGCGCAGTCGAACCCAAAGATCGGTGCCATCTTGTGGGCTGGGTACCCCGGACAGGCCGGCGGGCTCGCCATCGCCAAAGTGCTATTCGGCGACCACAACCCCAGCGGGAGGCTGCCAGTGACGTGGTACCCGGAGGAGTTCACCAAGGTGCCCATGACGGACATGAGGATGCGCGCCGACCCGACCAGCGGCTACCCAGGCCGCAGCTACCGATTCTACCAGGGCAATACCGTCTACAAGTTCGGCTACGGCCTCAGCTACTCCACTTTCTCCCGCCGGCTAGTCCACGGAACCAGTGTTCCTGCGCTCTCCAGCACTCTTCTCACTGGCCTAAGGGAGACGATGACACCACAGGATGGCGACCGTAGCTACCACGTCGACGCCATCGGCACTGAAGGATGCGAGCAGCTCAAGTTTCCGGCCATGGTGGAGGTGCAGAACCACGGCCCCATGGACGGGAAGCACTCGGTGCTCATGTTCCTCCGCTGGCCAAACACGAAACAAGGTCGCCCGGCAAGCCAGCTGATTGGGTTCAGGAGCCAGCATCTCAAGGCAGGGGAGACGGCTAAGCTCAGGTTTGACATCAGCCCGTGTAAGCATTTCTCCAGGGTGAGGGCGGATGGCAGGAAGGTGATCGATATTGGGTCTCATTTCCTCATGGTTGACAACCATGAGATGGAGATTAGGTTTGAGCCTTGA